The proteins below come from a single Procambarus clarkii isolate CNS0578487 chromosome 54, FALCON_Pclarkii_2.0, whole genome shotgun sequence genomic window:
- the LOC138352588 gene encoding uncharacterized protein, with protein MFANDVDIIKKKGANNVDIINKKGTNAVDFIKKKCSYAVHIIKKKCVNDVDIIKKKSKKCVNDVDIIKKKKKKCVNAVDIIKKMCVNDADIIKKKKNCVIDVDIIKKTCVNDVLIIKKKCANAKCVNDVDIIKKKCVNAVDIKKKCVYAVDIIKKKCGNVVDFIKKKCANAVDIFKKKCANAVNIIKKKCVNDVDIIKKKCVNDVTIIKKKGANAVDSIEKKFANAVDIIKKKFANAVDIIKKKGANSVDIIKKKFAHAVDIFKKNCENAVDIIKKK; from the exons atgtttgcaaatgatgtagacatcatcaagaagaagggtGCAAATAATGTAGACATCATCAACAAGAAGGGTACAAATGCTGTAGacttcatcaagaagaagtgttcaTATGCTGTTCACATCATtaagaagaagtgtgtaaatgatgtagacatcatcaagaagaaaagt aagaagtgtgtaaatgatgtagacatcatcaagaagaagaagaagaagtgtgtaaatgctgtTGACATCATAAAGAAGATGTGTGTAAATGAtgcagacatcatcaagaagaagaagaactgtGTAATTGATGTAGACATCATAAAGAAGACGTGTGTAAATGatgtactcatcatcaagaagaagtgtgcaaatgct aagtgtgtaaatgatgtagacatcatcaagaagaagtgtgtaaatgctgtagacatcaagaagaagtgtgtataTGCTgttgacatcatcaagaagaagtgtggaAATGTTGTAGACTTCATCAAGAAGAAATgtgcaaatgctgtagacatcttcaagaagaagtgtgcaaatgctgtaaacatcatcaagaagaagtgtgtaaatgatgtagacatcatcaagaagaagtgtgtaaatgatgtaaccatcatcaagaagaagggtGCAAATGCTGTAGACAGCATCGAGAAAAAGTTtgcaaatgctgtagacatcatcaaaaAGAAGTTtgcaaatgctgtagacatcatcaagaagaagggtgcaaattctgtagacatcatcaagaagaagtttgCACATGCTGTAGACATCTTCAAAAAGAATTGTGaaaatgctgtagacatcatcaagaagaagtga
- the LOC138352586 gene encoding uncharacterized protein, with product MLLDFIKKKCSNDVHIIKKKCVNDVDIIKRMKNCKKCANAVDIIKKKCVNDVAIIMKKCANAADIIKKKYANDVDIIKKKYVNAVAIIKKKCVKDVDIIKTKCINDVDIIKKKGANAVDIIKKKCANAVDIIKKKCVNDAGIIKEKCENAVDINKKCVNDVDIIKTEEELYK from the exons ATGCTGTTAGacttcatcaagaagaagtgttcaAATGATGTTCACATCATtaagaagaagtgtgtaaatgatgtagacatcatcaagaggatgaagaactgt aagaagtgtgcaaatgctgtagacatcatcaagaagaagtgtgtaaatgatgtagcCATCATCATGAAGAAGTGTGCAAATGCtgcagacatcatcaagaagaagtatgCAAATGATgtggacatcatcaagaagaagtatgTAAATGCTGTagccatcatcaagaagaagtgtgtaaaagatgtagacatcatcaagacgaAGTGTataaatgatgtagacatcatcaagaagaagggtgcaaatgctgtagacatcatcaaaaagaagtgtgcaaatgctgtagacatcatcaagaagaagtgtgtaaatgatgcAGGCATCATCAAGGAGAAGTGTGAAAATGCTGTAGACATCAAtaagaagtgtgtaaatgatgtagacatcatcaagacagAAGAAGAACTGTataaatga
- the LOC138352585 gene encoding GRIP and coiled-coil domain-containing protein-like: MHVDIIKKKCVNDVDIIKKKCANAVAIIKMKHHQEEVCNAVAIIKKKRVNAVDIIKKKWGNVVDIIKMKCTNAVDIIKKKCANAVDIIKKKCVNDVDIIKKKCANAVAIIKMKYVKAVDIIKMKCMNDLDIIKKKGANVVDIIKKKCAML; this comes from the exons atgcatgtagacatcatcaagaagaagtgtgtaaatgatgtagacatcatcaagaagaagtgtgcaaATGCTGTAGCCATCATCAAGATGAA acatcatcaagaagaagtgtgcaaTGCTGTagccatcatcaagaagaagagaGTAAATGCTgttgacatcatcaagaagaagtgggGAAAcgttgtagacatcatcaagatgaAATGTacaaatgctgtagacatcatcaagaaaaagtgtgcaaatgctgtagacatcatcaagaagaagtgtgtaaatgatgtagacatcatcaagaagaagtgtgcaaATGCTGTAGCCATCATCAAGATGAAGTATGTAAaagctgtagacatcatcaagatgaAGTGCATGAATGatttagacatcatcaagaagaagggtgcaaatgttgtagacatcatcaagaagaagtgtgcaaTGCTGTag